In Fervidobacterium nodosum Rt17-B1, one genomic interval encodes:
- a CDS encoding valine--tRNA ligase, with amino-acid sequence MMEIGTRYDPKNIEMKWYKHWLEKKYFTPRGAGPKYSIVIPPPNITGKIHMGHALNITIQDILSRYKRMKGFDVLWLPGEDHAGIATQTAVERYLSTQGKSRRDFSRDEFLNIVWNWANKYRQEIKNQIMSIGASVDWTRERFTLDEGLSKAVRKVFVDMYKKGLIYKGKYIVNWCHRCGTVLSDEEVDYHEEEGALYHIKYPIKGEDDYIIIATTRPETMLGDTAVAVHPSDERYRKYVGKIAILPLVGREIPVIADNYVDPSFGTGALKVTPAHDTNDYLIGQRHNLPFVDIFDENIVINENGGKFKGMTAEQARKAVVEELEAQGYLVKIEKMKHSVGRCYRCDTVVEPRLMDQWFVSMKPLAKRAIEAVENGEVTFIPDRWKKVYLNWMYEIRDWCISRQLWWGHRIPVWQCQDCGHYNVSENEPVKCEKCGSTNLKQDEDVLDTWFSSALWPFSTMGWPEKTPDLERYYPTDVLVTGFDIIFFWVARMIMMGYEFMDEKPFKEVYIHQLVRDKYGRKMSKSLGNGIDPLEVIDEYGADPMRFTLAILAAQGRDLKLDVRFFDTYKKFANKIWNATRFVLMNLEDFEKVDIKLSKLKLSDKWILSRLQKTIQKISEALDSYDFNIAANEIYNFFWDELCDWYIEAVKNRLKTEERKVVQNVLVYVLDMSLRLLHPFMPFLTEELWTKLPTSGESIVVAQWPEIEENFIDENSEKRFMQLMNIIRGIRNIRAEVNVPQSTKVKTFVKGTLTDEEQEYIKFLGNVESIEFVEKRPELSATAYISLENEVYVSLGTLIDVKSEVERLRKKVEKLKSDMEKFAKKLEDENFLKNAPEDIVEETKEKQRLFQEQIARIEQIISDLEAKA; translated from the coding sequence TTGATGGAGATAGGTACGCGATACGACCCAAAAAATATCGAGATGAAATGGTACAAACATTGGCTTGAGAAGAAATATTTTACACCAAGAGGTGCTGGCCCAAAATATTCTATCGTTATTCCTCCACCAAATATAACTGGTAAAATTCACATGGGACATGCTTTGAATATTACGATTCAAGATATACTAAGTAGGTACAAGAGAATGAAGGGTTTTGATGTTTTGTGGCTTCCCGGTGAAGACCATGCTGGTATTGCTACGCAGACAGCTGTTGAAAGGTATTTGTCAACTCAGGGAAAAAGCCGAAGAGATTTTTCTCGAGATGAATTTTTAAATATAGTTTGGAATTGGGCAAATAAATACAGACAAGAGATAAAAAATCAGATAATGTCAATAGGTGCTTCCGTTGACTGGACTCGTGAGAGATTCACATTAGATGAAGGGCTTTCAAAAGCGGTTCGAAAGGTCTTTGTTGACATGTACAAAAAAGGTTTGATTTATAAGGGTAAATACATTGTTAATTGGTGTCATAGATGTGGTACTGTTCTTTCCGATGAAGAGGTTGATTATCATGAGGAAGAAGGAGCGCTCTACCACATTAAGTACCCAATCAAGGGAGAAGATGATTACATAATTATCGCAACAACAAGACCTGAAACGATGCTAGGCGATACAGCAGTTGCAGTTCATCCGTCGGATGAGAGGTACAGAAAGTACGTTGGAAAAATAGCGATTCTCCCGTTGGTTGGTAGAGAAATTCCAGTTATAGCTGATAATTATGTTGATCCGTCTTTTGGTACAGGCGCGTTAAAGGTTACCCCTGCACATGATACAAACGATTACCTAATTGGTCAAAGACATAACTTGCCTTTTGTTGATATATTTGATGAAAATATTGTTATTAACGAAAACGGTGGGAAGTTTAAAGGAATGACCGCTGAACAAGCAAGAAAGGCTGTTGTTGAAGAATTAGAAGCACAAGGGTATTTAGTTAAGATTGAAAAAATGAAACACTCTGTTGGAAGATGTTATAGGTGCGATACCGTGGTCGAACCAAGGTTGATGGACCAATGGTTTGTGAGTATGAAACCACTTGCGAAAAGGGCAATCGAAGCAGTTGAAAATGGAGAAGTAACTTTCATACCAGATAGATGGAAGAAGGTTTACTTAAATTGGATGTACGAAATAAGAGATTGGTGTATAAGCAGGCAATTGTGGTGGGGACATAGGATACCTGTTTGGCAATGTCAAGATTGTGGACATTACAATGTGTCTGAAAATGAACCGGTGAAGTGTGAAAAATGTGGAAGTACAAATCTTAAGCAAGACGAAGATGTTTTGGATACTTGGTTTAGTTCAGCACTGTGGCCATTCAGTACTATGGGGTGGCCAGAAAAGACTCCTGACCTTGAAAGGTATTATCCAACAGATGTTCTAGTCACAGGGTTTGATATAATATTCTTCTGGGTTGCCCGTATGATTATGATGGGTTATGAATTTATGGACGAAAAACCATTTAAAGAAGTATACATACACCAGCTTGTAAGAGATAAATACGGTAGGAAGATGAGTAAATCTCTCGGTAACGGAATTGATCCTTTAGAGGTTATAGATGAATATGGTGCCGATCCGATGAGATTTACACTCGCTATTCTAGCTGCGCAAGGTAGAGATTTGAAACTTGACGTAAGATTTTTTGATACATACAAGAAATTTGCAAATAAAATATGGAATGCTACAAGATTTGTGCTGATGAATCTTGAAGATTTTGAGAAAGTTGATATCAAACTTTCTAAGCTTAAATTATCTGATAAATGGATACTTTCAAGGCTGCAGAAAACTATTCAAAAAATTTCGGAAGCACTTGACAGTTACGATTTCAACATCGCGGCAAATGAAATTTACAATTTCTTCTGGGATGAGTTGTGCGATTGGTACATCGAAGCCGTTAAAAACAGACTAAAGACAGAAGAAAGAAAAGTTGTACAAAACGTTTTAGTTTACGTTCTAGATATGAGCCTTAGGCTTCTCCACCCATTCATGCCATTCCTAACTGAGGAACTTTGGACAAAGTTACCGACAAGTGGAGAATCGATAGTTGTTGCTCAATGGCCAGAAATTGAAGAAAACTTTATTGACGAAAATTCAGAGAAGAGATTTATGCAATTAATGAATATTATCAGAGGAATTAGAAATATAAGAGCTGAAGTCAATGTACCTCAATCTACAAAGGTTAAAACATTTGTCAAAGGTACTTTAACGGATGAAGAGCAGGAATATATTAAATTCCTTGGCAATGTTGAGAGCATTGAGTTTGTTGAAAAAAGGCCAGAACTTAGCGCAACCGCTTACATTTCTTTGGAAAACGAAGTCTATGTTTCACTTGGAACATTAATCGACGTGAAATCAGAAGTTGAAAGGCTTAGGAAAAAAGTTGAAAAACTCAAAAGCGATATGGAAAAATTTGCTAAGAAGCTCGAAGATGAGAATTTCTTGAAGAATGCACCAGAAGATATTGTTGAAGAAACCAAAGAAAAGCAAAGGCTATTCCAAGAACAAATTGCAAGAATTGAACAAATTATCTCGGATTTGGAGGCAAAAGCGTGA
- a CDS encoding bifunctional folylpolyglutamate synthase/dihydrofolate synthase, with protein sequence MSENKFIDILKYLYQTRPYNTMKLGLFRIEQLLSKMGNPHLGVKFFHVTGSNGKGSVTTFLENLTYYHGHNVTGFYSPHLSTILERFHWNTNLINQEEFVDAAEYVKKYAEEMDKIGEEFSPSFFEYMTAMYFHLTKVKNAEFGSVEVGLGGRFDSTNVITPVVSVITTISLEHTNVLGNTHEEIAFEKAGIIKSGVPVVIGEMPEEAKIVIKNIAKERGSKVYEYGKDFSAEVVKYDFNNNIYNYYGDSTVKNIPVRLNGVHQLYNLAIALKAYETVEKLYEEKVQNAFSNAFIPGRFELFDGLILDGSHNPQAAEAFVSNIELYFSNKKRVALFGIVDDKDKMGVLEKIGPQFDTLIITRPPNKRAQKIDETYEIAKKYCKNVILEPDPIKGVELLKKIDGDVKFITGSFYLIGLIRDYLKNGCVSEELTISN encoded by the coding sequence GTGAGTGAGAATAAATTCATAGATATACTAAAATATCTTTATCAAACAAGGCCTTACAATACAATGAAGTTAGGGCTTTTCAGAATAGAACAACTTCTCTCCAAGATGGGAAATCCCCATCTTGGAGTTAAATTTTTTCACGTAACAGGCTCAAATGGTAAGGGTAGCGTAACAACATTTCTTGAAAACTTAACGTATTACCATGGTCACAACGTTACGGGATTTTATTCACCACATCTTTCAACTATACTTGAAAGATTTCATTGGAATACAAATTTGATAAATCAAGAAGAATTTGTCGATGCAGCGGAATACGTCAAAAAATATGCGGAAGAAATGGATAAAATTGGCGAAGAATTCTCACCAAGCTTTTTTGAATATATGACCGCTATGTATTTTCACTTAACAAAAGTTAAAAATGCAGAGTTTGGAAGTGTTGAAGTAGGACTTGGAGGTAGGTTTGATTCAACAAACGTAATTACACCTGTTGTTTCAGTCATCACAACCATCTCGTTAGAGCACACTAACGTACTTGGTAACACGCATGAAGAAATTGCTTTTGAAAAGGCTGGTATAATAAAATCCGGAGTTCCTGTAGTAATAGGTGAAATGCCAGAAGAAGCGAAAATTGTAATCAAAAACATTGCCAAAGAACGTGGTTCAAAGGTTTACGAGTATGGTAAAGATTTTTCAGCTGAAGTTGTAAAATATGATTTTAACAACAATATCTACAATTATTACGGAGACTCAACAGTAAAGAATATACCAGTTCGATTAAACGGAGTTCATCAGCTTTACAATTTGGCCATAGCTTTGAAAGCTTATGAAACTGTTGAAAAACTTTACGAAGAGAAAGTTCAAAATGCTTTCAGTAATGCTTTTATACCAGGTAGATTTGAGTTATTTGATGGGCTTATTCTTGATGGCTCTCATAACCCACAAGCTGCGGAAGCATTTGTCTCAAACATTGAACTTTACTTTTCTAACAAAAAACGCGTGGCTTTATTTGGCATCGTTGATGACAAAGACAAAATGGGTGTCTTAGAAAAGATAGGTCCACAATTTGACACTTTGATAATAACAAGGCCACCAAACAAAAGGGCTCAAAAAATTGATGAAACATACGAAATAGCCAAAAAATACTGTAAAAACGTTATTTTAGAACCGGATCCTATAAAAGGTGTTGAATTACTTAAAAAAATTGATGGTGATGTTAAATTCATTACGGGTTCTTTCTATCTAATAGGATTGATAAGAGATTATTTGAAAAATGGTTGCGTTAGTGAGGAATTAACCATAAGTAATTGA
- the rsfS gene encoding ribosome silencing factor has translation MIKLLEKKEAIEPVVLDMSKTRLLTDYFVICTANSNIHMKSLRDEIVDFFNEIGKELIYYDRGEGYDWILVDAGDIVVHIFTKSAREFYDIEHLWIDAERISL, from the coding sequence TTGATTAAACTGTTGGAAAAGAAAGAAGCAATTGAGCCTGTTGTATTAGATATGTCCAAAACAAGACTTTTAACAGACTATTTTGTAATATGTACTGCGAATAGCAATATACACATGAAAAGTTTAAGAGATGAAATCGTTGATTTTTTCAATGAAATCGGCAAAGAACTTATTTACTACGACCGTGGTGAAGGTTACGACTGGATTTTAGTTGACGCTGGTGATATCGTCGTGCATATCTTCACAAAAAGCGCAAGAGAATTTTATGATATCGAGCATTTGTGGATAGATGCCGAGAGGATTAGTTTGTAG
- a CDS encoding amidohydrolase, whose product MLIRNVYILSDKQLVKRDIRIEDSVIKEISDRIFPKLNEEIYDFSGKIVLPGFVNTHSHVAMSLFRGFAEDIPFNEWLFKKILPAEERLTPEAVYYGSIVSMMEMVSHGVVAFCDMYFHEDMVAKAVADFGMKALLTRGLVDKNGDDNGRLEENIQLYKKWHGYDNRIYIGLGPHAPYSCSKDYLIRVIDIAKTYDVPVTMHFFENKWEWEKYTPQEILKIGFNDVHFIPVHCTQLDEESMKLLNGSYPSINTVSNMKLGNGIPPISNMLKNGIKITIGTDGPASNNSQSVLFDLRVSVLSQKMFSPAEFSVKEAFDSITVNGYEALKLKGGKVEKSYPADLIFLDTAHPQLQPLDNILKNVIHSYTDTVYATMVNGKFVYIDGKFPTIDVQEVLKKFSIFSRKVTGIES is encoded by the coding sequence ATGTTAATAAGGAATGTTTACATATTAAGTGATAAGCAATTAGTAAAAAGAGATATCCGTATTGAAGATAGCGTAATCAAGGAGATTTCAGACCGGATTTTCCCTAAATTAAATGAAGAAATATATGATTTTTCAGGAAAGATCGTTTTGCCTGGTTTTGTTAATACTCATTCTCACGTTGCTATGTCACTTTTTAGAGGTTTTGCCGAAGATATACCATTTAACGAATGGCTATTTAAAAAAATACTCCCAGCTGAAGAACGCTTAACTCCAGAAGCAGTTTATTACGGTAGTATCGTATCTATGATGGAAATGGTTTCACACGGTGTTGTGGCTTTTTGTGATATGTACTTTCACGAAGATATGGTTGCAAAAGCGGTGGCAGATTTTGGTATGAAAGCTCTCCTTACAAGGGGACTTGTGGATAAGAACGGAGATGATAACGGGAGGTTAGAAGAAAATATACAGCTTTATAAAAAATGGCATGGATATGATAATAGAATCTATATTGGATTAGGTCCGCATGCTCCTTACAGTTGTTCAAAAGACTATTTAATTAGAGTGATTGATATTGCGAAGACTTACGATGTTCCAGTAACAATGCACTTTTTTGAAAATAAATGGGAGTGGGAAAAATATACACCGCAAGAGATATTAAAAATCGGATTTAACGATGTTCACTTTATACCAGTTCATTGCACTCAGCTTGATGAAGAATCTATGAAACTTCTAAATGGTTCTTATCCATCTATAAACACTGTGAGTAATATGAAACTTGGAAATGGTATACCACCTATTTCAAATATGCTCAAAAATGGTATAAAGATAACAATTGGAACAGATGGTCCTGCAAGCAACAATTCTCAAAGTGTACTTTTCGACCTTAGGGTTTCTGTTTTAAGTCAAAAGATGTTTTCTCCAGCTGAATTTAGTGTTAAAGAAGCATTTGATAGTATTACTGTAAATGGTTATGAAGCACTTAAATTAAAAGGTGGTAAGGTAGAAAAAAGCTATCCAGCTGATTTGATTTTCTTAGATACAGCTCATCCACAATTACAACCTTTGGATAATATTTTGAAAAACGTAATACATTCTTATACAGATACCGTTTATGCAACAATGGTTAATGGAAAATTTGTATACATAGATGGAAAATTTCCAACGATAGATGTTCAGGAGGTGCTTAAAAAATTTTCGATTTTCTCGAGGAAGGTTACAGGTATAGAAAGTTAA